In Helianthus annuus cultivar XRQ/B chromosome 3, HanXRQr2.0-SUNRISE, whole genome shotgun sequence, a single window of DNA contains:
- the LOC110928665 gene encoding probable 6-phosphogluconolactonase 4, chloroplastic, with protein sequence MALPTVQKFESEEQVAVALAIYIFHLSAKYIAANGSFSVVLSGGSLIDTLRKLTEPPYANSIDWSKWLIFFLDERVVPLDHPDSNYKLAYEGFLSKVPIPASNIFPIKEKLSPEEAADEYEQRLKHLVANNTLKTSPTTGFAKFDLMLVGIGPEGHVASLFCWHFERFEKKKWVTFIKDSPKPPSNRITFTFPLINSASEIAMVVTGEDVADAVKVALGKHASYGYPLPVQKVSPEENLTWFLDKEATSEL encoded by the exons ATGGCGTTACCAACTGTTCAGAAATTCGAATCGGAGGAACAAGTAGCCGTGGCTCTTGCAATCTATATCTTCCATCTCTCCGCTAAATACATCGCGGCCAACGGTTCTTTCTCTGTCGTGCTCTCCGGCGGTTCTCTAATCGATACTCTCAG gAAATTAACTGAGCCTCCGTATGCTAATTCTATCGATTGGTCGAAAtggttgattttctttcttgATGAACGAGTTGTTCCTCTTGATCATCCGGATTCTAATTACAAACTCGCTTACGAGGGATTTCTCAGTAAG GTACCAATACCGGCATCTAACATCTTCCCCATCAAAGAAAAACTATCACCCGAGGAAGCAGCGGACGAATATGAGCAACGGCTTAAACACTTGGTAGCAAACAATACACTAAAAACATCACCAACTACAGGTTTTGCTAAATTCGACCTGATGTTAGTCGGAATAGGTCCAGAAGGCCACGTTGCATCACTCTTTTGCTGGCATTTCGAACGCTTTGAGAAGAAGAAATGGGTTACTTTCATTAAAGACTCACCAAAACCGCCTTCTAATAGGATCACTTTCACTTTCCCTTTGATCAACTCCGCATCCGAGATTGCAATGGTTGTGACCGGAGAAGATGTAGCCGATGCAGTGAAGGTGGCATTGGGGAAACATGCTTCGTATGGTTACCCGTTGCCAGTGCAGAAGGTTTCACCTGAAGAAAATCTCACATGGTTCTTAGATAAAGAAGCTACTTCAGAGCTTTAA